The Helianthus annuus cultivar XRQ/B chromosome 16, HanXRQr2.0-SUNRISE, whole genome shotgun sequence genome includes a window with the following:
- the LOC110919544 gene encoding uncharacterized protein LOC110919544, with amino-acid sequence MNCLSLNARGIKGKGKSGWISGLRLSQGVDFLAIQESKTKDLSQRPISSCWGNSSFNCEFVNSDGIVGGGLISWWDPSCFRVSGVFKSKHVLIISGLLIHSAVHVNVANIHAPNDPSSRRASWYELLLYRRSLLGLWILLGDFNEVRSSDGRINSEFFSQNVIAFNDFIRDTELVEYNYSGLKYTYMSAKGDKMSKLDKSWCVKNL; translated from the coding sequence ATGAATTGTTTATCATTAAACGCTCGTGGGATTAAAGGTAAAGGGAAATCGGGCTGGATTAGCGGTTTGAGGTTGTCTCAGGGGGTTGACTTTTTGGCAATACAGGAGTCTAAGACTAAGGATCTGTCTCAGCGGCCTATCTCTAGTTGTTGGGGTAATTCTTCGTTTAACTGCGAATTTGTAAATTCAGATGGTATTGTGGGGGGGGGTCTCATCTCATGGTGGGACCCATCCTGTTTTCGGGTTTCTGGTGTTTTTAAGTCGAAGCATGTTTTAATTATTTCGGGGCTGTTGATCCATTCGGCTGTTCATGTGAATGTAGCTAATATTCATGCTCCCAATGATCCGTCTAGTAGAAGGGCGTCTTGGTATGAGTTGTTGCTGTATAGGCGCTCTTTGTTGGGGCTTTGGATTTTACTGGGAGATTTTAATGAGGTTAGGAGCTCGGATGGAAGGATAAATTCTGAATTTTTTTCTCAGAATGTGATCGCCTTTAATGATTTTATTCGGGATACGGAGCTGGTTGAGTATAATTATTCTGGGCTAAAGTATACTTATATGTCGGCGAAGGGTGATAAGATGAGTAAGCTGGATAAGTCTTGGTGTGTAAAGAATTTATGA
- the LOC110919545 gene encoding uncharacterized protein LOC110919545, with protein MASPVSSISSISSMSSSSSSEWYSSSSEEDVIMHNMIMNAAQVFMAAAEGSSQPLTRRAKYNRDQEAGHDKLVADYFADEPVYPAEIFRRRFRMSRQLFLRIAGDMAQSDPFFTLRNDARGQRGFSNLQKCTSAIRQLAYDYAPDALDEYIRMSERTETWFPKNAREH; from the exons atggcttcacccgtttcttccatttcttcaatttcttctatgtcttcatcgtcttcgtccgagtggtattcatcatcttcggaagaggatgttattatgcacaacatgattatgaacgcggctcaggTGTTCATGGCGGCCGCTGAAGGGTCGTCCCAACCGCTAACTAGACGAGCAAAATATaaccgagaccaagaag ccggccacgataaactagtagccgattattttgccgacgaacccgtgtacccaGCCGAGATTTTTCGACGTCGTTTCCGCATGAGTCGTCAACTGTTCTTACGTATTGCAGGCGACATGgcccagtctgatccgttttttacattgcgaaacgatgctagggggcaaaggggtttcagtaatttacaaaaatgtacgtcggccattcgccaacttgcGTACGATTACGCACCAGATGCATTAGACGAGTACATTAGGATGTCTGAAAGAACAGAGACATGGTTTCCCAAgaatgctcgggagcattga